In Bactrocera neohumeralis isolate Rockhampton chromosome 5, APGP_CSIRO_Bneo_wtdbg2-racon-allhic-juicebox.fasta_v2, whole genome shotgun sequence, the genomic window CCTAAAAGCTCAGCCAAGTTCAACACTGAGCTGGTAAAAAGCACTTTGTATTCATGATCCACCGGTATGATTTGTGAGAAGTATAAGGCGCCGGTACGCGCACGCCAATGCCATTTCTTTGCGGGAAGACTAAATATTTCATAGTCACAGATGTTTAAGCCTATTAAATTATAGAAACGAATATGTAAAATGTGCAGCGGAAGTGGAAATAGTGCAACCGGCACTGTGCTATTCACTACTCACACTCGATGATTGTATCGATCAGCTGCTTGTGACTACCTCCATAAAACGGTTCTATGATTAATATCGATGGCTTTGACATGGCAGCGTactaaaatagttaaatttttaattaaactttcgCCACATAAacgtaaaatatgttttattttgaacTGATATAAAATTTGTGTGTACCTCATCTGTTTGCGGAGGAACACAAAATCACTTGTCGTGGTATGTGTGGCGTTGAGGGTTGCATAAATAAGTACTgctaaatattgaatttaagatcttagcaaaaaatttaaaaaaaaacttttagctataaacataatttaaaaaaatgctgaaaaattaataatgactacaataatttaaaattaagaaagtagTTTTATTTGACTATAATTCCCATAATAATACGGCAACAACCCTTAGGAACTCCAAATCTATTTGACATTTCTGACATTAGCTTTATCATAACCCAAAAACCTCGCTCGCTGCGAAACTTGGTGTCTTCCTGTCGAGAATTTCACAAAAACTCATAGCGTACagttaaataaacaaacatattgaacaataactataaaaatgtCCACTAACAATTCAGTTATTTCGGTAACAGATGCCGACCAGTATAACACACTGATCAAGTAAGTAATGTTTGTAAGAATATTTCATAGACACTAACAAATTGCTTTGTTTTACACAAGTGCGGAGAAGACTACAGTAGTACTATTTACAGCCGATTGGGCTGAACAGTGTAAACATGTCCAGGAAGCACTGGAGGAGCTAGCCAAAATACTGAGTAACAAATTGCAGTTTGTTAGTCTGCTAGCCGAAAAATTTCCAGAGATTTCTATGAAGCACCAGGTACTTCAGattaatatactatatgctATAACACTTCATAATAAACATGCGAACTATAACAAACACACTTCATTACAAATATGCGAACTTCTTAGATTGAAGCAGTTCCCACCATAATTTTCTTCACCAAAGGCACGGCCGTGGATCGTGTGGATGGTGTGAACGTAGCCGAAATTACAGCGAAGTGTAAAAAACTTGGTGGCTCTGTAGCCGGTGAATCTTTAGAGGAACGTTTGAAAGCACTGATCAATAAAGCGGATCTCATGATATTCATGAAAGGCGATCGCAATGCTCCACGCTGTGGTTTCTCCCGCCAGATAATAGAAATCGTGAATGCAACAAAGTTAGCACAATCAAATCTTTACAAATTTACAAGTGctgataaaattttattttttctagtgTTCCCTATGAGACATTCGATATATTGAATGATGAAGAAGTTCGTCAAGGTTTGAAGACATATTCCGACTGGCCCACGTATCCGCAAGTATATGTTAAGGGTGAACTGATTGGTGGCTTGGACATTATTAAAGAGCTCAAAGCAAATAATGAATTAGAAACTGCATTGAAGGGTTAAAGTAAACAATATCATGACTCAGTTTgcatgcaaaatttaatttataaataaaattggcaaCCGGTTTTGGTAACAGGTAAAAACGTTgttataactttaaaattacaaataaaatgctGCCATCGAAAATTTTACTTGTATAAAAAGAGAGTAAcgacaaattttattaataaaagtcatatatgtatgtatgtatgaaacatattttgtagttatacatataaaacattATGCTTAATGAATATTGATCACTTTCAATATTTGTGTACTAATGTAATTTCAATTGTTGCTactttgttcattattttaattattccaATACAAATTGTTAGAATATAGTGAAGGCTGTGTGGCGATTGGCAGTAATATGATCCAACCAACAAAACCAATAATGTAGCACAAAATAAGTATAATACGACGTACTATATGTTGTTGCCACAGCTCTTGGACATCAGGCAAGCCCATATGATTACAAAATGCATGCACAAGGAATGGTGCGACAAAATGACCGGTGCGCGCAAAGAGAAATGCCGAGTAGAAACCAAAGACTGTGGTGTAAGTTAGCTGAAAGcctgacaaaaaaatatatataatattattaataaaaaaattaaggactTTGGAATGTATTCATGCAACTTACAAGATATAACTAAGGCAGTTTTTAATTCCATACCCAAGCTGAGGCGTTCCCCAATATGGTGTATGTGCGCAGTGCCAAAGAATAGCGGTGTAATGAACACAGCTGTCAAGGGTGAAAAGCTCTGCAGAATTAATGGCATCATACAGGCGCGGAAGACGAATTCTTCACTGATTGGCGCCATAACATGGTTGCGTATccaaagtatatttttaaaggaACCAATCCAAAAATCAGtatctataaaataaaacaaactttttaataacaatGCCAATCTAACATATCGCATTGCTTacccataaatatttttaaagactcATTTTGCATCTGTACGCATAGTGGACCCAAAAATAATAGCATTGTCAGCAAGTACGGTATTGTAATGGCCAGAAAGAGTCCTTGCCATCTCAAACCCAAAATTTCAGCAAATGTGGCACGCTCCAGTAGCTCTCTTGAGGAAAATTTATATACGAAAAATGGCGCTATCAACATAACAATGATAACGCTGACAAAACGTCGCTTAACCGTTGACGGGTGATCCCGATTATGTTTGGTATTCCAAACATATAAACTGGCTACATATATGACGGAGAGTATGAGACAGCAACCGACTGATGTCACTATTGGTATATGCGGTAAAGGGAGAGGTGTATCCGCAGTCCCTTGGCTGCTATTACTTTCGAAGCTATCGTTCATGACATTCACTTAGATTTAATATTGGCCGCGTTAATTCCTGAGTTGTTTAACGGgtattgtattatatataaaacttaaataatcaCTTTTATACAGATGTCcaaagtttgcaaaaaaaaaacaaatacaactaaCACAGCTGTTCGTGATAAGTgcagttgccatattttttacttaaatacataagtGCACATGCACCGTAAACCGTATTTTAAAATCACATTTATCTCTATatatctttaagaaaaaaaggtattttaataacgagattcgatttttttattaaaaaaaaaaaaaattcgtagaaatttttcttaaaaatatatttataattagtgCTATCAAAATACCTCTCTGCATCAGCTGTTGAGAATGAGTCTCTCTTCTCTCAGTTTtcctaaaaatataaacatttgatAACAAAAACCTACTCTATCTTTTTAATAAGcgttaattgaaaataaagttcaaaGTACTGCTGTCTACTTAACTTTTCACTAAACTTTTAAACTTAATTATTGACTATTTAGTGAGTTTTcactaaattattttaatttcttaacgTAAACATATTCATAGAACAAAATGCTGCCTCTTTTACGTGCTGCTGCCGGCTTCACTCCCGCCATGCGGATGCTCCAAAAGGTTAAGTTGTGCTGATAGCCACATAATCGGTGACAAGGCTTATATTTATCAACTAAAacattttattgcatattttagaCAACTCGTCTGCAGCAAGTGCGTAATTTAAATTTGCTCGAGTGCAACAGCAAGGAACTACTACAAAAATATGGTGTCGCTATACAAGAGTTCAAAGTATTGGAAAATGCACCCAACGATGCGCAGTTAATAAACCAGTTTGGTTAGTATATAATTGTTTGTTTAGTTTAAATAAGCTTATTCGCGTGACACTTTTGTTATTTATATCTACAGATTGCCCGGAATATGTCGTGAAGGCACAGATACTGGCAGGCGGTCGCGGTAAGGGTGTTTTCGATAATGGATTTAAAGGAGGCGTACATCTCACAAAGAAGTCAGTATTATActctgaaatatatatatatgtataatattttacattacatataaacgttttttattACGCACTCAGGAAGGATGAAGTTCTGTCGCTTACCAATCAAATGATTGGCCATCGACTAATCACCAAGCAAACACCAAAATCAGGAATATTGGTAAAAAAGGTAATGGTGGCACGCAGCGTAAATATCACTCGTGAAACATATCTATCAATTGTGTTGGATCGAGAACACAATGGGCCAGTACTTATTGCCTCGCCTGCTGGTGGTATGGATATCGAAGCGGTCGCCGAAAAAACACCAGAGAAAATCAAGACTGTACCTTTAGATCTAGACAAACCAATACCACAGAACACACTCATCGAAATCGCGAAATTCCTCGAGTTCAAAGGACAATGCGTAGAACGCGCTgctaaagaaatacaaaaacttttcgACCTCTTTAAAGCCGTCGATGCCacacaaattgaaattaatccCTTAGCTGAAACGGATACCAACGAAGTAATCGCCGTTGATGCTAAGTTAAATTTTGATGACAACGCCGAGTATCGGCAAAAAGATATTTTTGCTATGCACACTGCCGAAGAAGACACAGATCCGCGTGAAGTGGAAGCAGCCAAAAATAATCTCAATTATGTAGCTATGGATGGCAATATTGGTTGTCTGGTGAATGGCGCTGGTCTCGCCATGGCCACAATGGATATAATTAAGTTGAATGGCGGTGAGCCAGCGAATTTCCTCGATGTGGGCGGTGGCGTTAAGGAGAGTCAAGTGTTGAAAGCCTTCCAAATAGTCACATCTGATACCAAAGTCAAAGCTATACTTGTGAATGTATTTGGTGGTATTGTGAATTGTGCCACCATTGCTAatggtgttgttgctgcttccAAAACGCTTGATCTGAAAGTACCGCTCATTGTGCGCTTGGAAGGCACAAATGTGGATGAGGCcagaaaaatactaaaagatTCTGGACTGGCTATACAAACAGCGGTGGATTTGGATGACGCAGCGCATAAAGCTGTGGCGGCATTACATTAAAGTTCCTAGGAGCAGCTCGCTTAACTTTGGTTGACtgtaaatttcacattttaataCAACATTTCTAAAGTCTTGCAATTAATTTCACAGACAGGCATTTctccaccaacaacaacaaagtcgaATGGTCAGAGTTTGTTTTCATTATATCTAAAATGTTTGTGgtagttttcaaattaaatgttactaggaaattgttaataaatagcgatacaaaaattaaagtttatgttGTGAAAGTGATTAAGAGGAAATTTgacgaataaaaatatttttcatatcggaaatattaatattttttaataccgtGCTAAAATGCGTTGGTTATAcgttataattcaaaaattatctagAACAAAATTTCCCCCAATACCGCGTGAGCTTTAATATTCGGAGAGCTGAAAGCGCTTCTTCTTCGAAAAGCGTCCTTTTCTACAATTTGCCTTTATAGCGGAAAATTTGCTTAGCCTGACATCTATCGCCCTTTTTCGTACTGTTAATGCAACCGCCTGTTAAAAGTTCCCTGCTATATAAGGACATTTCTCAATTGGAGAATTTTGTTTGAaggtaatttttattattacggGAACATGTCCTTTTGCCAATTTGTATTATAaccaatttttatacaatttttccgaaatgaaattttatagggTGCATTATTCAAAAGCTCATATCCTgagcttttatatatttatatcgaaTACAAGCTTTTCGTATGatgctttacatacatatg contains:
- the LOC126758428 gene encoding glutaredoxin 3, giving the protein MSTNNSVISVTDADQYNTLINAEKTTVVLFTADWAEQCKHVQEALEELAKILSNKLQFVSLLAEKFPEISMKHQIEAVPTIIFFTKGTAVDRVDGVNVAEITAKCKKLGGSVAGESLEERLKALINKADLMIFMKGDRNAPRCGFSRQIIEIVNATNVPYETFDILNDEEVRQGLKTYSDWPTYPQVYVKGELIGGLDIIKELKANNELETALKG
- the LOC126758427 gene encoding CAAX prenyl protease 2; protein product: MNDSFESNSSQGTADTPLPLPHIPIVTSVGCCLILSVIYVASLYVWNTKHNRDHPSTVKRRFVSVIIVMLIAPFFVYKFSSRELLERATFAEILGLRWQGLFLAITIPYLLTMLLFLGPLCVQMQNESLKIFMDTDFWIGSFKNILWIRNHVMAPISEEFVFRACMMPLILQSFSPLTAVFITPLFFGTAHIHHIGERLSLGMELKTALVISCFQLTYTTVFGFYSAFLFARTGHFVAPFLVHAFCNHMGLPDVQELWQQHIVRRIILILCYIIGFVGWIILLPIATQPSLYSNNLYWNN
- the LOC126758426 gene encoding succinate--CoA ligase [GDP-forming] subunit beta, mitochondrial: MLPLLRAAAGFTPAMRMLQKTTRLQQVRNLNLLECNSKELLQKYGVAIQEFKVLENAPNDAQLINQFDCPEYVVKAQILAGGRGKGVFDNGFKGGVHLTKKKDEVLSLTNQMIGHRLITKQTPKSGILVKKVMVARSVNITRETYLSIVLDREHNGPVLIASPAGGMDIEAVAEKTPEKIKTVPLDLDKPIPQNTLIEIAKFLEFKGQCVERAAKEIQKLFDLFKAVDATQIEINPLAETDTNEVIAVDAKLNFDDNAEYRQKDIFAMHTAEEDTDPREVEAAKNNLNYVAMDGNIGCLVNGAGLAMATMDIIKLNGGEPANFLDVGGGVKESQVLKAFQIVTSDTKVKAILVNVFGGIVNCATIANGVVAASKTLDLKVPLIVRLEGTNVDEARKILKDSGLAIQTAVDLDDAAHKAVAALH